In the genome of Vespa crabro chromosome 1, iyVesCrab1.2, whole genome shotgun sequence, the window aaacaaaaacaataaaaaaaaattggctttattttatttgacataATCGAATTGGATATTTTGACagactaagagagagagagagagagagagagagagagagagagagagagaaaaacaagaaaaattatacCTTTTGTGATTGATATTCAATGTAGGTGACATGGAATTGCACTTTGCTTtgttcaatgattttttatccATAGGCGAAGACGTAATCGCTAAAGCATCCGCCAATGTAGGACCCTTTAAAAATTGTAGCACAGAAACCAAAAgttctttcgttttaataaATAGTCTGTTCAAATTCGTATCCTCGTCTTCCGGAACTTGAAATTTATTCGTAAGCACCAAACAGACTTCTGTTTTACCAAGCCTCGCCAAATTTCCTTCGCACATTGTATCGGctatatcgtagaaaaaaaaaatattaaattaattaaacaagtaattatttaagattttttgttttttttttctttctttttccttttttcttttctttttgttttttgttttttttttcttttcttttctttctcactctccaTACATTACATTATTCTTACATATTCCTAACAACGATGATACGGTTGGCGCAGATTCTAAATCGTCTAATAAGTCGTGAAGCGGATCTAATGGGTCTGGTGCTATTTGATCTTGATATTTTAACATGAGACAATGTGTATCACAAATTTCCTAATAAtgcatattgaaaaattattgttattacattttaatattttatttctgatgatataataataataataataataacattattacttacctgtaaagatatataaatttcaggTTTATGTATGAGCGTAGCTTCTGTATATTCGTGAATACTAAAATGTTCTTCCAGATCTTCTATTTGGCAACAATAtcggaaaaattttttaaatttttcatgaCACTCAATGATAAATTGATTCAAGCAAACCAAATGTGTGGCCTCTTCACCgaactataatatttaatatgatttaatatgtataaaaaaaagaaaaaaaaaaaaaaaaaaaaagaaaaaaaaaatttatatcaatttaacaAAGATATTTACTCCTTTCTTGGAAGCAGcgaattgtaatatttttgcgATGCTAGctaaatttcttctttgatcATTCAACAGTGATCTATCAACTGGTAaagtaacaatatcaaaagcaTCTGGTGCCACAATGGCAGcatttataaattgataataaattaaatttccaACTACTTTTAAGATATCCTTCTCCGGGGCATTTGGAAATTTTTCTGACAATGTATCGTTTAAAACTTTGGCTACGTATAACATTCCATAAGGTATTAAGTCACGTGATTCAgttattctcgttaaaaaTTCTAATACAGTTTTTTGTAGTAAACGTACACCGTCGTTTAATTTCTTACGTACGTGTTCGTACGTTAATGCTTCTTGATGGGATACAGTATACGGAAGATTTCTAATGGaacaataatgttattaataaatattataaaaaatatttcatattatttataatacaattatttatacgtatacttACTGAGTCTCACCAGTTTCCATTTCCAATTGATTTCTCCAACATTTGTATATATCCACGGGATTTGTTTCTATCGATAGTGTCTTAtcggataatattttttctatgattGGTCCTACTATCTGCCTTAATGCTCTTTGACCATTTAATTGTCGTGCATAATTTACaactatttttaatactaaTGGATCTCCAGTAACAACTTCAGATGGCTTTTGAAATTTACATCTATATTTAaaacacacacagacacacacacacacacacacaaacgcacatatatatatatatatatatattaatttttttttctataaattattttgatattacctTATTTCTTCTTGTAATGCACTGCCAAAGAGCTTCAATAAAAGATACTCTTCCCTAATGTTTGATCCAAAGTTGAATAACGTTAAGATaacattttgtaaaaatttatttgttttactttgtggcaatagaaataataatttcgataaatatgCTGGATTAGTTTGTAAtgcataaaataaatgttgatAGCCCTCGAGTTTTTTACGGCCTTCCTTAGTCAATGATTTCAATCCTTTTTGCATTGACAAATTATCCGTCATCCcagaagaatttttattatccttgttattgtgCCTTTGTTTCGCAAGATTTTCCAAACTTTTGCCGTGTGAAATTACATCCTTATAGCGTacgataaaacattttttaatttaaggtaaacgataagaaagaaaaaaacaaaatttttttttttctttctcatatagacaaacgaaagaaaatgaaattattaatacctaCTTGCAACGTGATTCtattttgaattaataaacCAATTTTAATATCCATGCTATCCAATTGTTGCGATAAGTTCTGATTGTGTCTTATAATTTGTACGACTTCGTGTTTTAAATGCTAAAgtaaattatcgtaatatagaagaaagtattaattaagttgaaaaatatatttaagtcatattaaaaaaaaaaaaaaaaaaaatacctgcAATTGTAAGTCCTTATCATAATCTTGGGCGTTAAAATTAAGGATAGCAGAGAAATGTCTGACCACAGGGAATGGTGGTTTTTCCATATGTAATAATGAATCAAAAGCTCTTCTAGCTGCACGTCCACGCCAAAGAGCTTGGAGCTTTATAATTTGTGGTTCCTAGAGCATAAatagtttataatttttatgggaaaaatataaacttttatattaaactTACATAATCACGGTATATATCCAACACATCAATGTATTCGGTTTGCATTCGTTTAGGATTAGATTGACACAATGCAGAATCTTTTTCGTGCCTTTCATTAAGTAATGCAATATAACGCTTTCGTTGCAATATACCTCTCCACCACGCTTGTATTTTGACAATTTTCTtggtattaaaataaatgaatttagaAGAATACTTTTTACGTAATAAATATCCTCGGACACGTGCTTGTAGCCTAACAATGAGTCCcttcattttcaaatattcatgTGGATCTTCATtcacattatttttcattacgtactgcaaaaagaattttattataaataaaaattgtaattataagtatgtatatatagatatatatatattaataaaaaatgtatacgtTGATATCATCATAAGTGAGGTAATGAGTTTCTGATAAATCTTCAGGAGGATCCCATGTGACTGTATGCTCCTTTAAATCCAAATATGCTTCGTTGCCTAAGGGAGTGACGTATCGAACaatcgaataattatatttttcacactaaaatgaaaaatacaattaattaaatttaatgtctattgtattatctttatttttataaacaaaatatataacctTTAGCTTTCTCAAATTACATAATGTAtggaatttcttttccttaattTCTTCCGTTATTGATTTACTCAAtgaatcgttgaaaaaaatcataaaatattcctGATTTTTCTCGTccaaattattgttaaattgaaCGAGGAAATCGCACACTGTATAATGACATATATTCACatgataatatcatataattttttatataattctataaGCTAACAATCTGAAATGATTAAGATACGTACTTAATTTAGCTTTTTCGCTTTCCTTAGACAAAATAGACAGTACATTTTCCACATCGTCTAACCATAGCTCAGAACCATCAGAGTGTTTCTCCAAAAGGCACTTATTCAATAATTTGTAAACGAATAAAGGATCTTTAGGAGTTATGTACCAATATAACTTCAATTGTAGCTTCGTTAAAGCTTCAGTTACAGTATATGGATTATTTTCAACCATAGCTAAATTCAATTCATGCAACATTTGTatcactataaaaaaaaaaaaaaaaaaaaaaaaaaaaaaaaaaaaaaaaaaaattgattagatTCGTTTTATCCAAGttataagtatttatattttttaaagatcttctttgtatatatatatatatattttttttttcatacgttCATTAtcttgttgatattgttgatttACTAGTTCAATGCAatcttttatatcgatatacgTTAGTATAGGACATAATACAGATTGTGATTGTTTTTCCCAGCGTAATGTTGCCAATGCACTAAAATATTTcagtttattttcttcatttaattccttaaaaaaaaaaaaagaaaaaaaaaaaagaaatataaacacAGACATAACATTGATCCTTGATCTATCcctattgtttattaatatataatttacaatgataaaatttaccATAATATGTGCATCAGGATTCTTAAGAGCGTCATAAACTAAATCCACATTTCCTATATCTACTGCTTTAGTAATTGCTGCTATTGATGACAATACACGAATACTAACTACTATATCATTGTATGTAAGatctttctattaaaaaatattattcagattaatataattttcatatagacaattttgaatatataaattttacattacCTGACATTCCGTACgatcaattttcatttcttcgtaATATAATGGCACTGCAAATTTATCTATACCGGTTAATTCAAGATATGGATTTTTTAAAGCTTTATAAAATTCAGTTAAACCACCAGCCTGTAAAGTTTCATTTACGAATTGTACAGCTTCCTTGCCTAGAATGTAAAGgcacaatataatatatatatatatatatatatatatatattttttttttatattgatcaaaataaatataaatgaaaaattaattaacgttttTGAACTTTGAGTACTCGTTCATTTCCTGTATCAATGGCATTTTGAAGTAAATATTGCCAATGATGATTAATATCAGGATAATTGCTGTTCCATTCAGAATGTTCTATTAGTTGTCTTAATTGCTTCTTATAAGCTTCTATATTACTAGACATGATGTTCTacaagtaagaaaaaaagaaaaaaaaagaaaaaaaattgtagtataaaaacaattgaatatcttaaaaattgagataaatgtataataatgagagatgataataataatcaatttttgttCTATACGTAAAATCCAAAAACTTACCTGTAAATGCAATGCAGGTGATTCTAAGGCTTTAATTAGTTCATCGCTATTAGATTGAactaattgaataatatttttcactgCATGCTGAGCTATTTTTAAAAGTTCAATGCACATTATATCATAccatattgtattatataaacagatattaatttgtgaaaaatattcttttaaacatACCATTCACATGATTGATATGACCCTGCATTTCTGCTTGTGTTAATAGTTCATCATATGCATCTGGTACATAACTATCATTCAAAGactataaaatacaatataatacaaatttcatagttattcaaatatttttaattcatttatatctcacgtattttttaataactattTCATAACTTACTCTATTAAGAGAAGCTTCcgttttattactttttgctTTATACAAAGCTTCACTATAATCTTGAATATATTCAATGCAAATGTTATTTAACTGTGCTGCCTCATTTTGTAAAACATTTAACATCATAACATGATCCTTGAATGACATTATAAcataattgttaaataaaaatcaatttgtttaatttaaatacaaatgtatgattcttttttatcttacttGATTTTTAATCGCTTGATTTATAGCAATTACTGCTGCATGAAGTGCGGCAATATCTACAGCCATACTGTTAGTTAACAAGCCACCAATTTTTTGAAACGAAGGCATTTGGATACCATATTTACGAAATTCTTCACTGACAGCATCAATTTCTGCGTCTGTAAATTAACATTTGACgaaaacaatttcattttaGGATATAACAAGTATAGAATCTGTCTTACctgtaaaattgatttttccaTACAAATCTTGAATTTTTGGTGCTTTGCCTAGCTTAAATAAATGTGTACTAAGCGcatgtatacaatatattactcgtggcatattctttttatcatatatatctgTTGTCTCTGGTTGGAATGTCtggaggtatatatatatatatatatatatatatttatataacaaaaattcattcatacttcaagttaatcattttaaatttataagcattaatgataatgatataatatacgtaCTAAAGGTAACTCCATGGATTGAAGacattgtaaaaaataattaatattatctgtaTGTCTAAACTGTAATCCAGCAAGCGCATATCTTCGCTGATCAAAATCATAAATTCTGTGTAATGGTAATATCTCTGGTGCCATGAAATTACCTAATTTTGCTAAATAAACCCCATTTCTTAAGTTTTCTTCTAATTCTGTCGTAGGAGGTAGCTTTTCTCTTATGCAAGCTTCTAtccatctaaaaaaaaaaaaaaaaaaaaaaaaaaaaaaaaattgtaatcgtatatcattacaatttaaattaattaaattaatatcataatatattacttttttgcttcttctaaATGACAAAGGTATTCATAAGCAAGTGTTTTCTGTCTTTGTTCATCCATTTCTTCAGCTGTTTTGCGTCCATCATTTCCCACAATAACTTCCTTACGTGATGTATTTGGAATAATGCATTTAtctatttgtaataaaatacaattctaatatttatctcgatcaaataatgatatatatatatatatgtacacatacacacacacacacacacacacacatatatatatatatatatatatatatatatatatatataaatacgtatgtatgtattctaaGCCAAAAAGTCAAACTATTGTCATTTATCAACCTACTGTCACCTTCAAActgaatcatttattttagttataataatctaacttttctttctttttgatataaataatcgttacaataattagaaatgtTTTAATAGGACAAAAGAAAGTTATATTAAAAGTTGTGGATGGGCAAACAACGAATAGGATTATTATATCACAATACTTGTCAATAAATACACAATGGCAAGCTGTTGTCAtaaaacatattaattaaaggtaaaatattaatgattatatatgtatattttatcaattagcTTACCCTTTTTATAATCAAATGATTTATGACCAGTATTAATCATGTCgctaaattaaaacaaaaattatacataaaacTACGAAAGCACGAAAATTATTCTGTAGTATACGTTACATTCcttaaaattcaaaattatcaGCGGATATACTACCAGAGTAGTCTTGCCAACTGTAATGCTttcacaaataaatatttccaaatatataaatactctttgtccagaaaaatattttttatcctaacaaacaatattttatttaatttttttttttttttaagttgcATTTAAAGgatttttcatcgattatataaaatcagttcaatcatttataatatgccaagaaaaaaatacatttataaaagatGTCAAATGATTAGTTGATTTTAAGCCTATCAAAATCGAATATTGAACGAGAAACAATGTaaactaaaaagaaattcaattttcctttttttttttcttttatattactcctaagagataataatttcatatatgaaattacttaaaatataagaataagcATATAATACACAATAAAACTgtgtaatattatttcctttcatgCGTATATTTAAAGgttatgtttttgttttgtcatGGTGTAGAGTCTCAttagtttttattaaagtttttgaaaaaacatttttcatagTAAAAGTTATCGCGGATCACAGTGAAAATACGAaacattcttattaattattaggtattcaaattattttatcatttttatattttctcttcctttctctttctcttgctatTTACCATTTGtgtatattattgatatctcATAGAAATGGTTCAATGTCAATTTCTAACGTAGAACATGGTAAATTTAACTCAAATTTTGTAAGTACATCTGGATGTAAAATCCCCATTTTGCCAAttactttgttattatatattacttctGCATatctttttggaaaaaaagttGGATCTGTAAGAAGATTATATGAGgttattttcaaatagaagTACTTTGAAttgtacatttaaaaaaaaaaaaaaaaaaaaaaaaaattagaaacaaagaaaaaagaaatgtttattattttaccatCAGCTGCACGTAAATAATATCCAGTGTCTGTTTTATTAGTACTCCATGATACTTCAAGTACTTGCATAATTCTATCAAGTAAACCATGGATTATTTCAAAACCTccagttttattataatatactgcACATAAATGCCTTTTATTACGTGCACCGACATCCATTGTAGGATCAAGTAAAACAATATCAGAAATctcaaataatttcaaaggTAATGGCATCTTCTTATTTCCGGCTATTGTTTTCAATAATCCTGGTAATAGAGTCGTACGTGCAACCTATAATGaggagtaataaaaaaagaagatatatttatttgttcacaCTCAtgactaaatatatattacctgAAATTCTAAGGTTTTTGGATTGGATATATGAACAGCTGGTATATCCTctattttatgatttattttttctgaaATATCATCCCTGGAACACTGtacaatattacattttttttatttaatatcgtttagtttttcttttttttcttttccacatTTAACTTACCAACGAAAACGTCAATGTTTCGGTAAAACTCGCACGTGCCAATTCTTCGCGTAATTGATCAGATAATTTATTGAGCGGAaacttaaatttaaaatatattataacatatgaaatatttgatatcaAGTAAATACTCTATAGTACTTACTTCAATAccaattgtatttatttctggaaatattttatctatattattatatccatGAGCAATAGCTACATCTTCATAAATATCACATGGATGTAAAACATCTCTTCTCGTTGGaggtattttaataataatattatttttttcttttactgttGCTTCCAATGACATTTTAGATAACAGCTTTGCTATTTCTTCTGGAGTTTTTCtaaattacataattatatggtaaagtaattatcaatcgttacaatttaatttaacttacTTGATCCCAATATAATTCATTGCATTTTcactatttatttcttccatACGGTAGCTCAATTCTGGatgataaaagattttattatctggatatattacttttacagTTTctgttgtatatttttttgcaCAGTATACACTGAAAGCACAAACTATAGTATCTACTGTAATCTTTgcctaaaatatttattaaaattaattaactaaacattaattctatattataatattgtatcaGGGAAaaacatctcttttttttttatttacaagagTAAAAGATCAAGTAAATAAATACCTTATTAAGGTCAGTTGCAGTACATTCTATAAGTACATTTTTAGTATTGAGAGTGATTTTTGTATGATCCCCATTAATTATGGGTGGTAATGATAAAACAATACCATTACTATCATATATTATAGGATATACAGGACTATCCTTTATAATTGGTAAATACTGTTTTAATTGTGCATGATGCTGTAAGAATATGTTTCcattaaaattttcctttttcttccttttcacaaataattctttttatcaaaaaatatttaccgCATACAATTCCATTATTTCCTCCCCagtatattcttttgtttgaTTAAGAGGTTTAAAACGAATAGCACTTGGCGGTTTTGCATCATATACAAATGGTCCTTTAATAGTATCTAAATCATGTGTACCAATTGATACAATACTTCGTTTTCGTCCTATACTTTGATGTAATTTGTCTTGAAGATCAATGAAACTATTGTAAGAATCTTTTGTAAAAGTAATATCACGTAATACAGCAGCAACTATATGTTCTCTGACTTTTAAACactaaaatattgtaatagaattataatatttctcattttattatttatatcattgacttttcaataatatttatactcaCTTCTTCCTTCATTACAATTTCTTCTGGTACAGTTGgttttattgaattataacATGGTACACTAGTCCTGTATAAGGAATAAtatgaatctttttttcttattttattttaaatcaataaaaaaatagttttataAATCTGCACGTACTTATttaagaatactaataatcCAGTAACTAGACCTTCCaaagataataaatcataTCTGTTAGCtggaatatcaattttataaataacttcTTCCGAAGCACCAATACTTTGTTCGGAACCTTGTTCCTTTGCTATCATCTGTTTTTCTGTagtctataaatatatatataaatatatatatatatatacaaaagggTACATACAATGAGTTGTTTTTAAAGTTATGGAAATTAATGATTAGACAAGATCCTTACCACATCATCTAATTCCAAACCAAACTCAAAgcataaattttgaaattcttCTTCAGCTGTAATCAAATTGTTATTgcttgattaaaattaatgattaattatttaatcccTATGGAATTTATAATGCACAAATGGAATGATAGAAaacttaataaaaatctttatacgaaatagaatttaaatgTCCGCCAAATGATTTGTTtaattactaattaattaaagaaaaatcatagaCAAGCGAtaagacaaaaatatatttatagtaattttCTTACAATATGTTTTTTCAAGTGCTTTAAATAACAAATCTCGTTTGACGGCTATAGTCGGCATTTTGAAAGGTTATGAAGATCTTAGGAACGATAAGAAATGTATAAGAAATGTGTTtgctctcttatttttcttttctaataaataataatattaaatgcaCGACAACGAAACCATTGATATAGGTTAGGAACTAACGGAAGTAATACATTCGAGCGggaaatttaaatttcaatgtaaGTGCCATTGAACCTGATAGATAAAGATTATTGCGCATACGCAATAGCGCGATGCGATTAAAATCGAACCAtgcaaaaatttattatatgggCGAACAcgcgtataaaatattaaatctatatataatatgtttacaaaatttttctttcctttttctttttttttttttttaaagagaattACGAATGTTGTATCATTTAAGTTAAACGTATCCTATCAATATTTGAtttgacgataaaaatgattgtaCGTCTTAACGATTAAGCCCATAAATCATAGCGGAATATTCGAaattcttacatttttttttttctctttctgttttatttatttatttgtttctcttttgatATTCTTATCTACAATTTGATAGGcaagataatatatagaacGTAGACGTATTTCTGTGTAAATTTCCAAGGGAAACGAGTAGATGTATTTAGTTTAGAGAAGTCTTACATGCAATTAAGAGATATATGCATTGATGGTAGTACCCTTCTCGTCTTCTTGTTGGTTCACAATGTTACACTATGAATTACATCCGCGTCACGGATGATTGTGTCGTTTAACTTTTTAAACGACTTCTTCCCTTCCGAGCGAAGACATCGTACAGGATTGTATCGTCCGTCgacgtatttacgtatatatatatatatatataattttcgcGCGTATGATCACCGATTTTATTGTGAATGATTgatcattaaataatattgtcatCTTCGAAGAACAAGGTgcgttataatcgattattgcaaagtgaatttttttttctttttttttttttcttttttttttaaataaaataatttacttaaCATATAACTGTCATAATTCTCGacgttagaattattttatatgcatttGATATTTGTAAAGGGAGCGTTGACCCTTTATCACTCAATGTTTACTTACGAAGCGATAAAACTAACAAGTGAGcgattttttatctatcttttttacataaagtgtatacatgtacacacatatatatatatatacacacacaacacatgcatatatatattgtgtttgtgcgtatatatatatatatatacacataattgTTTTAcatatcgattttttaatatcactgATCATATGAATTGATAacaggaataaaaataatggagAAAAGTAACATACTGCTATCACCTGGCCAACGTATACGTCCTAATATGAACAAAGAAACTGTAATCGATCTTTTATCAAAGATCTATGGTCTAACAGCGATGGATATCAAAGAGTTGAACGCttacgatgataaaaattatcacgTACATTGTAAGGAATCACATGAGAATCCTTATATATCGGAAATCAGCGAACATGGGTACgttttaaagattataaattctttGGATTCGCGAAATACTCATGTTATAGATGCGCAAACTGaaatgttgatatttttaaatggcCATTTCAATTGTCCAATACCAGTTAAAAATTTAAGTGGCACATATTATAACATGGAGAAGATAAATGATTCCGAGGAAAGTCATGTTATAAGGCTTTTCATTTATCAACCTGGTCAATTATTAACAAGTGTATCTTGGAATAAGGAATTGCTTTATAAGGTCGGTTATTTGGCGGCAGATCTCGACGTGAAACTATCGAAATTTTATCATCCGGCCTTTGAGCATCATAGAAGTATATGGATGTTGATGTCCATGTCGAAACTCCATTTATTCGTATTCGCAGTGCCAGacgagaaacgaagagaattGGTGTGCGACGTTATCGATACATTCGAAAAGGAGGTATTAAAGTTCGTACCGATCCTTGAACAAGGCATGATACATGGCGATTTAAACGAACAAAATATTCTCGTTAATAAGGATGGTACCGATATCGTGGCCATTATCGATTTCGGTGATACCCAAAAAACATGTCTGATATTTGAATTGGCTATTGCCATTTGTTACGTGTTATTAGAACGTAAAGATATAAATGTAGGTAAACACGTTATCGAGGGATACCAAAGTCTGAGGAAATTGACAGATTtggagaagaaaattttaaaggtCAGTGTATGCGCGAGAATATGCCAGAGTCTTGTTATGGGCGCCTATTCGCATTTAAACGATcctaagaataaatatattcttaccACGCAAAAAAATGGCTGGGCATTGCTGCAAGAACTTTGGCCATTGAGCAACGACGTCATATCGAAGATCTGGGATCTctccaattaaaaaaatataaacaattatttccTTGTCGATGTGATTGtgatatctttgttttttttcttttgcatttaaatcatttccttttttaatatatttaaatgatatgtCAATTGA includes:
- the LOC124429902 gene encoding phenylalanine--tRNA ligase beta subunit isoform X1: MPTIAVKRDLLFKALEKTYSEEEFQNLCFEFGLELDDVTTEKQMIAKEQGSEQSIGASEEVIYKIDIPANRYDLLSLEGLVTGLLVFLNKTSVPCYNSIKPTVPEEIVMKEECLKVREHIVAAVLRDITFTKDSYNSFIDLQDKLHQSIGRKRSIVSIGTHDLDTIKGPFVYDAKPPSAIRFKPLNQTKEYTGEEIMELYAHHAQLKQYLPIIKDSPVYPIIYDSNGIVLSLPPIINGDHTKITLNTKNVLIECTATDLNKAKITVDTIVCAFSVYCAKKYTTETVKVIYPDNKIFYHPELSYRMEEINSENAMNYIGIKKTPEEIAKLLSKMSLEATVKEKNNIIIKIPPTRRDVLHPCDIYEDVAIAHGYNNIDKIFPEINTIGIEFPLNKLSDQLREELARASFTETLTFSLCSRDDISEKINHKIEDIPAVHISNPKTLEFQVARTTLLPGLLKTIAGNKKMPLPLKLFEISDIVLLDPTMDVGARNKRHLCAVYYNKTGGFEIIHGLLDRIMQVLEVSWSTNKTDTGYYLRAADDPTFFPKRYAEVIYNNKVIGKMGILHPDVLTKFELNLPCSTLEIDIEPFL
- the LOC124429902 gene encoding phenylalanine--tRNA ligase beta subunit isoform X2, with the protein product MIAKEQGSEQSIGASEEVIYKIDIPANRYDLLSLEGLVTGLLVFLNKTSVPCYNSIKPTVPEEIVMKEECLKVREHIVAAVLRDITFTKDSYNSFIDLQDKLHQSIGRKRSIVSIGTHDLDTIKGPFVYDAKPPSAIRFKPLNQTKEYTGEEIMELYAHHAQLKQYLPIIKDSPVYPIIYDSNGIVLSLPPIINGDHTKITLNTKNVLIECTATDLNKAKITVDTIVCAFSVYCAKKYTTETVKVIYPDNKIFYHPELSYRMEEINSENAMNYIGIKKTPEEIAKLLSKMSLEATVKEKNNIIIKIPPTRRDVLHPCDIYEDVAIAHGYNNIDKIFPEINTIGIEFPLNKLSDQLREELARASFTETLTFSLCSRDDISEKINHKIEDIPAVHISNPKTLEFQVARTTLLPGLLKTIAGNKKMPLPLKLFEISDIVLLDPTMDVGARNKRHLCAVYYNKTGGFEIIHGLLDRIMQVLEVSWSTNKTDTGYYLRAADDPTFFPKRYAEVIYNNKVIGKMGILHPDVLTKFELNLPCSTLEIDIEPFL
- the LOC124429907 gene encoding hydroxylysine kinase isoform X1, whose product is MFTYEAIKLTRIKIMEKSNILLSPGQRIRPNMNKETVIDLLSKIYGLTAMDIKELNAYDDKNYHVHCKESHENPYISEISEHGYVLKIINSLDSRNTHVIDAQTEMLIFLNGHFNCPIPVKNLSGTYYNMEKINDSEESHVIRLFIYQPGQLLTSVSWNKELLYKVGYLAADLDVKLSKFYHPAFEHHRSIWMLMSMSKLHLFVFAVPDEKRRELVCDVIDTFEKEVLKFVPILEQGMIHGDLNEQNILVNKDGTDIVAIIDFGDTQKTCLIFELAIAICYVLLERKDINVGKHVIEGYQSLRKLTDLEKKILKVSVCARICQSLVMGAYSHLNDPKNKYILTTQKNGWALLQELWPLSNDVISKIWDLSN
- the LOC124429907 gene encoding hydroxylysine kinase isoform X2 translates to MEKSNILLSPGQRIRPNMNKETVIDLLSKIYGLTAMDIKELNAYDDKNYHVHCKESHENPYISEISEHGYVLKIINSLDSRNTHVIDAQTEMLIFLNGHFNCPIPVKNLSGTYYNMEKINDSEESHVIRLFIYQPGQLLTSVSWNKELLYKVGYLAADLDVKLSKFYHPAFEHHRSIWMLMSMSKLHLFVFAVPDEKRRELVCDVIDTFEKEVLKFVPILEQGMIHGDLNEQNILVNKDGTDIVAIIDFGDTQKTCLIFELAIAICYVLLERKDINVGKHVIEGYQSLRKLTDLEKKILKVSVCARICQSLVMGAYSHLNDPKNKYILTTQKNGWALLQELWPLSNDVISKIWDLSN